The Loxodonta africana isolate mLoxAfr1 chromosome 5, mLoxAfr1.hap2, whole genome shotgun sequence region CTGCAAGGCTACATATAccgatttttttccttttcaggcCATAGCCTTTTCAGACCCTGCATCAAAAATGCAAGCTCAGCCACCTACGGTAATTATGACTCAACCTGTGACTGTCCCTGTGGCCCAGACCTCAAACTGGCAGACAGGCATTTGTGATTGCTTCAGTGACTGCGGAGTCTGTAAGTACGTGGGAAACGTTACTCCGTAACTGACATTCAGGTAAATTACTGCTGGCCAAGAcctttctcctctcctcccttgtTGTGTAGTAAAAATTCCTAACCTACAAcaggcaccctgcaggccagcAATGGTATCTTTAACAGAAGAAGCTGCTACCATACCGTACTGTACTAATTATAGGGTGATTCTTCACCAGCCCTTCAAAGAGTAGTCTTTCTCCAAAAATAATTTTTGGAATTAAGATGGCAGTCAAAGAGTTGATTGATCCTAACAATGAAAAAGACTAATGCTTATAAATAGGCCTTAAATTATATTAAGAGACATTTGAACTTTAACttgatatttttttaatttaaaaaataagactgTCCTTGTTACACATAAATTAAACTCATTACTTTATAGTTACATCATACCAAGTACACGAGGGAAAGTTTCTTCCATGGTTTCAGCATGAGCTCAGAGAAAAAAATAGCTGAATTTATGTTTGGGATTTTTAACATGCCTGAGGATAAAGAATTCTAAAGACTCTACccaactgactcaagaggaaatagaaagtctcaacagacccatgacaagtgaagagatcaaatcagTGACCAAAAACCtcccaaaagcaaaaacaaaggtTCTttatcagatggcttcactggggaattctatcaTACATTTTGAGAAGAATTGgtaccaaactaaaaaaaaaaaaaacaacccagtgcccttgagccgattccgactcacagtgactctaaaggacagagtagaactgccccatagagtttccaaggagcacctggtggactcgaactgcagaccccttggttagctgccatagcacttaaccactgccaccagggtttccgtatttgCACCAGTCTTATTTAAATTCTTACAAAAAATagagaaggaaagaatactccctaattcagtctatgaagcaaacataacactgataccaaaacaagacaaagacacaacaagaaaagaaaactacaggccaatatggcttatgaatatagatgcaaaaatcctcaacaaaatactagtgaacagaatccaacagcatattaaaagagtcatacagcatgaccaagtgggattcattcagGAATGCAGgtatggttcagcattagaaaatcaatcaatgtaatacaatgcattaatagaacaaagaaaaagaaccacCTGAGCATCTCTATGGATGAAGAAAAACCATCTGATAAAACTCATCACCATCTCTGGATGAAAACTCTAACGAAGattggaacagaagggaaattcctaaaTATGATTCGGGGCATATATGAAAATCCAATgcccaacattatacttaatagaGAAGGACTGAGAGCTTTCTCCTTGAAATCAGTAATAAGACCAGGTGCCttttctcaccacttctattcaatatcgtattagaagtcctagtcagaacaataagacaagaaaaagaaataaatggtgcCCAGATTAGAAAAGAAGTGGAGTTATCTCTATTTGAGAGTGATATGATCctacatatagaaaatcccaaagagtccacaagaaaacttctagagctaattgAGGAATTTAGCAGAGCTGCGGGGTACAAgggcaacaaacaaaaatcagttaagTTTCTAAGCCAGCAATGAGAAACCTggaagggaaattagggaaacaattccatttacaacagcatctaagaggataagataaaccaaaaatccaaacctattGTCGTTAGTCCCTTTCTactatagcaaccttataggacagaatagaactgccccatagggtttccaaacagcagctagtggattcaaactgctgaccttctggttagtagccaagctcttaaccactgcgtcactagGGCTCCAGAGGATAAAATAACtaagaataaacctaaccagggaaaTGAAgggcttatacaatgaaaactataaaatactgctgaaagagattaaagaagacttaaataaatggaaagatgtttcaTGTTCATGGTTGGGAAGACTTGATATTGTTAAGttgtcaatattacccaaagagatctataaattcaatgtaaTTCCAACCAAAATTCCTACAACCTTCtttagagaaatagaaaaaccaatgtttaactttatatggaacggCAAgtggccccaaatagctaaaacagggttgaaagaaaagaacaaagtagtagGATTCACACATCCTGATTTTAAACATACTAATattttatacagctacagtaatcaaaactgcctggtactggtgtaACGATAGACACAtagccaatggaatagaattgagaatctagaaataaacccacacatctacggTGAACTTATTTTTGGCAAGGGTACTAAGTCCATGcaatgggaaaagaagagtctcATCAATAAATGGCACTGGGAAAATTgggtttccacatgcagaaaaatgaaataccatacacctcacaccatacacaaaaacaaattcgaaATAGATTAAAGaactaaatgtgcaaactaaaaccataaaattcttagaagagcGAGTAGAGGTAATGCTGTCGGCTTAGCTTTTAAcgatggattatctaatataataaagaaagcacaaacagcaaaagacaaaataatataatggaacctcataaaaattaaaaacttttgctcatcaaaagactttacgaaaacagtgaaaagacaagctaccaaccaggagaatatctttggaaatcatatacccaacaagaacctaataaccaaaatatgtataagattttgacaacttaacaacaaaaagacaacccaatcataaaatgggcaaaagatttgaaaagacatttcatcaaagaggacattcaaatggccaccaaacacatgaaaagacactcagtatcattagccatcagagaacgcaaatcaaaaccacaatgagatagttaagatgtaaaacaaaacaaaacaaaaaaaatgttgtcaaggatgtggggaaattgcaACCCCTAACCCATTGCTGGtcggaatgaaaaatggtacagccattgtggaaaacagtgtggctgttcctcaaaaaactaaaaatagaactaccatcaaaccaaatccattgccatggagtcaattccaactcacagtgaccctacaggacagagcagaactgctccatagagtttccaaggagcacctggtggattcgaactgccaaccttttggttagcaaccacagcacttaaccactacatcaccacggtttccatatgacccagcaattctactcctagctatatattcaaaagacttgaaagttgagATTCAGACACATCCcgatacaccaatgttcattgcagcactattcgcaatagccaaaatgtggaaataacctaaatgcgcatcaacagatgaatggataaacaaaatgtggttaaTACATACAATATAAttctcagccagtagaagaaatgaagtcttgatacatgctacgtacaatatggatggagctggaagacattatgctaagtgaaataagtcagtcacaaaaggacaaatattgaatgacctcacttatataaaaagacaagaaaagacaaatgtatagagaacaaagtttattagtgactaCCAAGAGCAGGAAGTAGGGGGGAAAtgggttaagggtgatggaaataccacacagattaagggtaggatcgcacagctgattactgtaattgctgctagtaagttgtacacctgtaaaaagctaaTTTAGCAAAACCTGTGTGATAGATGTActtacaacaacagcaaagaaaaagaaagagcagcTGTTGAGGCTGTTATGTACAAcccaaaacctcatgggatttggtttcttggtttagaagtttagggtcatggcttcatgggacCTCCCAGTTAATTagtctaataacatgtttagtgcctctgttcagtgcacagtgcctggggttttaaagGCCTGCAAGCGGctatccaaggcacaataatCAGTGTCTATTCACCTGGACAACAAgagtaaggacagtcaggaataagaggaggatatggaatctGTGGCTATTTGTCTCCATGAATAACTGGATGGCGCCCatctaccatcactgaacatttttatcaaagactccatagaagaattctgacaaaaagggggaaatgcagaacagaattttaaattctcatgactcctgacttcctggagccatgaaggttggatgaaccgctgaaactattgccctaaaataatctttaaaccttagactaaaaatatcccctgacgttttcttaaaaccaaacaacagtttagcttaactagtaaaaatgtctgccttgagcattatgcctctcttaagaactatctatatgggatcaaataggcaacagcaacttgaaagattagacaggaaccttaagggcagtgagttcatgttaatggtggCAGAACAActcaggagggtgagaatggttgcacaacttgaagaatgtaatcagtatcactaaatggtacacgtagaaactgttgaattgatgtatgttttgttgtgtaaaGTCTCAACAACgataacaaaataaacaaaaatatatttagtgaaaaaaaagaattctacaTGCAATTTTCTAATCATTGGGAAAAATACCTCTGACACTGCTTTGCTGTATTTTAATGAGAACTCTGTAAGTGGGATCTCTCTAAGAGAACTCTCTACACGAGCTTGGGGGAAAGAAAGTGTGGGGGTGAGACGGAGGTAACAGGAAGGATCAAGATGCTAAGTTCTCAAAAACAGCCAAGAAATGAACAGAACTGCCTTTAAAAATTTGCTCTGAGGTTTATTTGCCTGTCTTAAGtcttatacaagaaaaaaaaaaaaattaatctctaAGTTATTGATGAAATTTGAAATGAATGGCATTGATAATTACATTGAGAAGCAATAAAACAaacacacccattgctgttgagtcaattccaactcatagtgactctatagaacagagtagaactgttccatagagtttccaaggagcacctggtggattcgaactgccaaccttttggtttacagccaaactcttttttttttttttataatttttattgtgctttaagtgaacgtttacaaatcaagtcagtctctcatacaaaaatttatatacaccttgctatatactgggttatatactcctacttgctctccccctaatgacacagcacactcctctgcagtctctatttttgtgtccgttcagccagcttttgaccccctctaccctctcatctcccctccagacaggagctgcccacatagtctaatgagtctacttggtccaagaaactcgcccttcaccagtatcatttttcatcccatagtccagtccaatccctgtctgaagagttggctttgggaatggttcctatcttgggctaacagaaggtctgggggccgtgaccattggggtgcttctagtctcagtcagaccattaagtctggtctttttactagaatttaaggTCCGCATCCTACTGctgtcctgctgcctcaggggttctctgttgtgttccctgtcagggcagtcatcggttgtagccaggcaccatctagttcttctggtctcagtaacagccaaactcttaaccactacgccatcagagtTTCCTTGAGAAGCAatacccaagaaaaaaaaaaaaaaagaagcaatagAGAGGAAAAATTACCCAAGAAATGGAAGAATCAGGTTTGTTTATTTGCTCTCGTTGCCTTACAGGATGGCCTGGGGTGATGACTTATACTCAGGATATCACCTCAGTATCTGCAAATCATAGTGATAGGTAGACATTAGCAAAACTTTCTAAAGATGAACACTTTAATTCTCCCACCTCTAGTATTATACTCAATGAAGTGAATGTACAGGTTCTAACACAAGCTTAATTGCTTCATGGCATGCTTTGTTAAATGGAGATGTGACCAAATAATTCTCCCCTCTAAAAAAGTTCGATGGATCCTTGTTACTTTCATAATAAACTCTGAGCACTCTCAGAGAATCTTTATCATCTAGTCCCCACTTTGCTCGCCCTACAGCTCACCTCCATCCCATCGCGGGGCTCCAGCCCTATTGAGCACTAGCCATTGCCTGGGCTTGCCAAGCTATCTCACGGAGGTTCTTTTCCCTTTTTCGATCTGTAAAACTCTTAATCCTTCTTCAAGATTCAACTCAAACAACATTTTCTACTCAAAGCCTTGAAGGCCCTATTTCTATGGGTGACCCCTTGACATCTTAGGcagatttctgttgttttttttctagATTTCTGTTAGAGAACTTTTATTATTCTCTGTCTTCCCTACTAGTTTTCAGGCAAGGGTGTTGTCGGCACCTAGGATAATGTCTGGAACATGGCCATGTTTCAGTAAATCACTGAATAAGATGGATGAAGGCAGCACTATGAAAAGAATGACATACTTTCCAAGGTTCAGTCATTCCTGAATTGATTTACTGGGGAGAAGGGTAAAAGCTGGTGTAAAGTAgaatgaaaacagtgaaaattGCCTTGGCAATAGGTTATGTGGCAAAGACCCCATAATTTGTATTGCCATTCATGAAGCAAACTAACTTTCAGCTGtggtgggacagagtagaataacTTGTACCCTTTTTTTTCATGTGTGCAGGTATATGTGGCACATTTTGCTTCATATGCCTTGCATGTCAAGTTGCAAGTGACATGAATGAATGCTGCCTGTGTGGAGCAAGCGTCGCAATGAGGACCCTCTACCGGACCCGATATGGCATCCCTGTGAGTCACTTCCAACATTATAGCATTCAAATATGCAACCACACTCAAAATGGCTGTTATAAGCATGGAGGTCACTTGATGGTGTCCTTCATTTTAAATTTGATCGTTATTTCCTGGGATGTGCAACCTCTGGTTATGTTACCTCCTTCTAGGTTTCTGTTGAAAACTCTAGAATATAAACTCTCATATTTGAAATGTATATCATACAATGGAAGAGGAGTATTCAGAACCTACCATGCGCTGTGTGAATTTCATGTTACCTCTCTTAATTCTCACACCATCCCTATAAAATGGGTGTGTTCActgtattttacagataaagacatTAAGGTTTTATGAGGTAGAGTATCTCTCCCAAAGATATACACTAGGAGCACAGTCAGTTTTCACTCTGACTTTCCATACACACAACTTTTGTTACACCATAAGCTTTACTTTATGTAGTAGGGGAACAAATGAATATACAGAATTTTTTTAGGAACACCTTATTTTATTCCactgaatttattttattttttcattggaaATATTAGTTTTTTAATTACAAAGGAACAATACATTATGTACATAATATTAATGACAAGTTCAAACATACAGAAGTATATAAAGTAAAAATCTAACCTCTCTACACCCAATTCTACTTCCCAATGATAAGCATTATTAATAATCTGATGtgcatcttttcctttttttcctacacctatccctattttttttttttatccccattaacccattgcctttgagtcgattccgactcatagtgaccctataggacagagtagagctgccccatagcgtttccaaggagcagctggtggattcgaactgccgaccttttggttagcagctgtagctcttaaccactatgcaaccaggattTCTCCCTATGCCTATAGACATGTAAATATAGATTATCTGTAGATTTAGATATATAAGGTTCTGGGTTTGggagctttcttttgtttttattttaaaatgaggtCATGCTACAATGTAAgttgattttttatttccttaacgTATTGGTAGACTCCTTTTCACATCAGTAATATTGATCCTTTTTAATGTCTGAATAATTTCATCATACAGATAATTTACttaatgttttcctttttaaaaccaaaccaaaccctgtgccatcatgttgattccaactcatagctattgCAACAGTTTACATAAGTGATTATACGTGTGCTCCGGTATTTCTGTAGAATAGTTTCCTAGATATTAGATTGATAGATCACAGAGTACACACATTGAAAATTTTGATATATACTGCCAAAGTGCCCTCTAGAAAGGAGAATGAATTACTGATTTATAATCCTTTAACAATATATGTGTGTCAGTATTGGATAATATCATTTTGCCGATCAGAGAAGTAAAAATAGCATTtcgttgttgttttaatttttattagtaACATCAAGCAACTTTTTGGAAActtattttccttttgtattttgTCTGTAAATTTTATGTACATTTCCTTTGTTCATCATTTtataggattgtttgttattgATTTGTGGGAACTCTTTTATTTATTATGATATTATTTAACATGAAAGTTATCAAGTTTTTTAAAGACCCAGTATATAATCAATTTTTTCATACTCCTTTTGAGTATGGAAAATTACTGTCAGTCTGAGGGTAAAACTTCAATTGGTTTTGAGAAAATTTGGGAGATTGAAAGgcagaggaagaaataaaagcattCTAAAGACTTTATTTTGTCTGacatagatagataaataaaaatttaaaaagtggatAAAAATTTAAGGCTAATTACTTACAGGATAAAAATAGTTTGTGAACATCTAAAACTACTTAGAGGGAACAAAAGGAACGAGGAAAAATCTATTCAGcaaaaagaagggggaaaaaaaaaacactcagagAATACCAAACATAAAACAATTCTGCTATCTAATCCCATGTGTGGGAGTAACAGACTTCTCTGACGTGCTAAAATGTTTTTACCGTCTATTCTTTCTGTCAATGTATTTATGGTGAGTCTTACGGAACCTTATGAGATAGGCAAAAACTGCCATACTTATCTCACTTCTCTTCTCTCCTGGGGCCCCAAAGGCCATATTGAAATCCTCTGAATAAGAGCTCTGTCTTTGCGGCTGTCTCCTAGAAAGTAGGATCTATAACCAGCAGCTCTCAGCTGGCCCAGATGCTCAGGCAGTCCCTTCAGTTAATCTCCCTGTCTTCCATTTTTCAGCCTGTTCTGGCTCCTCTCTCAGCTCCAGATTTTGATCTCAATTCTTACAGTGCCGTCCCCATAACTGTGTTAGATTTGGGGTTCCTTGGCTCTGTTTTGCTTCATCAGAATAATCCTGTCTGCTtcatattttcaaagaaattcctttaaaaaaggtCTGACCTACTAAATGGTGTAATTAACTATTTTCtattgcagcttttttttttattttattgttttaataggTTATATATCTCATTATTGTATTGGAGGACAGAAGATAAACACACGGGGTCAAGCCATCATACTAAATTAAAAGTCTATATAttctctgttgttttttgtttgtttttaatcaaagCTCTGGAAGCAAACAGTTTCTTAAATTTTACAAGGCTTGTTAGAAAAAATGGTGGTTCCCAAATTTCTCTCCCCTGTTCCCTCTTACCCAGAGCTGATTCTTTGGGTCTTTTCTGCCGTATCTCCAAATCACGGCTTTGTATTGCTACTTCTTCACTTTTCAGTTTGAGGCATTAGCTACTGACCTCCCACTAGGGAAGATGAGAATCCACTCCTGCCTTATCCACTTGCCCCCACCACATGCAGGCATTCTTCCCACCCCTCTCATTAGTTACGTGTAATTTTGGTCAAATCTATGTTCAGTGTTGACATTACGATACCTATGTTTGCCCTTCTGAGTTGAGTCATGTAGTAAACTATGATTGCTTTCCCACTaaactttgttttttcttgttttttgttttattgtggtaaaatacatataacaaaaaaattCCCATTTTAACTGTACAAGTCGGTGACACTAATTACATCTACCATGTTCAGCAGCCATCACAACTATCCATTTCCAAGATTTCCATCATCCCAAAgaaaaactcagtgccccttcagCAAGAATTTCCCATCCCTCACCCtcc contains the following coding sequences:
- the LOC100653859 gene encoding placenta-specific gene 8 protein-like; the encoded protein is MQAQPPTVIMTQPVTVPVAQTSNWQTGICDCFSDCGVCICGTFCFICLACQVASDMNECCLCGASVAMRTLYRTRYGIPGSICHDYLAATCCSQCSLCQLKRDINRRRAMNAF